From a single Shewanella denitrificans OS217 genomic region:
- a CDS encoding GNAT family N-acetyltransferase → MQIITPRLTIRLIRLSDLDASFAHRSDPEVCRFVGAPITKAQALERLKTFVKPWQQQEQEKLLLAITLRDDPQLIGELMFKWTHVESRIAEIGYRLGTEFQGKGYAFEAVNALIEHAFTHLELHKVMAFCVAENSASWRLMQKIGMHKEGDLSSHFKIGETWWDAYVFSKINPKHS, encoded by the coding sequence ATGCAAATAATAACCCCGAGGCTGACGATACGCTTAATTCGCCTGAGTGACTTAGATGCAAGCTTTGCTCATAGAAGCGATCCAGAAGTGTGCCGTTTCGTGGGGGCGCCCATCACTAAAGCGCAAGCCTTAGAACGGCTCAAGACCTTTGTGAAACCCTGGCAACAACAAGAGCAAGAGAAGCTGCTGCTTGCCATCACGCTTAGAGACGATCCCCAATTGATTGGCGAGCTGATGTTTAAGTGGACTCATGTTGAAAGCCGGATTGCGGAAATTGGTTATCGGCTCGGGACAGAGTTTCAGGGTAAAGGCTATGCCTTCGAGGCGGTGAATGCCCTAATCGAACACGCCTTCACTCATTTAGAACTCCACAAAGTCATGGCCTTTTGTGTCGCAGAAAATAGCGCCTCTTGGCGCTTGATGCAAAAAATCGGCATGCATAAGGAAGGGGATTTAAGTTCTCACTTTAAAATTGGCGAAACCTGGTGGGATGCCTACGTGTTCAGTAAAATTAACCCAAAACATAGCTAA
- a CDS encoding LysR family transcriptional regulator — MDWLTATKSFNLLVEHGSFSQAAAVAEISPSAMSKRIDWLEKQLGLSLFVRTTRQVNLTEAGFDFLSRSKDLVGQFEDMISETQQFANRPSGTLRVAANSVVGSAILMPCIEAFLVLYPEVTLHLDILPFGEFPDLDHDLVLCRKFDNFNSSAHRGTKLYNYRVGLYAAPHYLANNPAITQLADVSEHKMVMNNYYRKQGRLEMANGESCELNNFNFISDNVDALLYAATKGMGLFFASPLYLKRELEQGLLVPVLPHLQGQEMELWGFYPNKKYLPIKTRLLLDFLKAKLVST, encoded by the coding sequence ATGGATTGGCTGACGGCGACAAAGAGCTTTAATTTACTGGTGGAACATGGCAGTTTCAGCCAGGCCGCCGCAGTGGCTGAAATATCCCCCTCGGCCATGAGTAAGCGCATCGATTGGCTCGAGAAACAACTGGGATTAAGCTTGTTTGTGCGCACCACACGTCAGGTTAATTTGACGGAGGCGGGGTTCGACTTCTTGTCTCGCTCAAAAGATCTTGTCGGCCAATTTGAAGACATGATAAGTGAGACGCAGCAATTTGCTAACCGGCCCTCAGGCACCCTCAGAGTTGCCGCCAATTCTGTCGTCGGCAGTGCAATTTTAATGCCCTGTATCGAAGCGTTTTTAGTGTTATACCCAGAAGTCACCCTGCATCTGGACATACTTCCCTTTGGCGAGTTTCCTGATTTAGACCACGATCTCGTCCTGTGCCGCAAGTTCGACAATTTCAATTCCAGCGCCCACAGGGGCACTAAGTTATATAACTACCGCGTCGGCTTATACGCCGCCCCCCACTACTTAGCCAATAATCCTGCCATTACGCAGCTCGCCGATGTCAGTGAACATAAGATGGTGATGAACAACTATTACCGCAAGCAAGGCCGGCTCGAGATGGCTAATGGGGAATCCTGTGAGCTGAATAATTTCAATTTCATCTCGGATAATGTCGACGCCCTACTCTACGCTGCCACCAAAGGCATGGGGTTATTTTTTGCCTCTCCTTTGTATTTAAAGCGTGAGTTAGAACAGGGCTTATTAGTGCCTGTGTTGCCTCATCTGCAGGGGCAAGAAATGGAGTTGTGGGGGTTTTATCCCAATAAGAAATACCTGCCGATTAAGACGCGCTTGTTATTAGACTTTCTCAAAGCAAAATTAGTCAGTACTTAA
- a CDS encoding putative quinol monooxygenase: MTQLTIVANIIAKADKVELVKAELFKLIAPTRKEAGCINYQLHQDNANPAHFMFYETWQNRESWQTHMGQQHLKDYMVATDGAVEVFTLNEMSLVANILA, translated from the coding sequence ATGACTCAATTAACCATAGTTGCCAACATTATTGCCAAGGCCGATAAGGTCGAGTTAGTTAAAGCTGAACTGTTCAAGTTGATTGCGCCGACGCGTAAAGAAGCGGGCTGCATCAATTATCAACTGCATCAAGACAATGCTAACCCAGCCCACTTTATGTTTTATGAAACTTGGCAAAACCGTGAGTCATGGCAGACCCACATGGGTCAACAACATTTGAAAGACTATATGGTGGCGACCGACGGTGCTGTCGAGGTATTTACCTTAAATGAAATGAGCCTAGTCGCTAACATACTGGCGTAA
- a CDS encoding DUF2721 domain-containing protein, with the protein MLDNLQISLTTPALLFPAISLLLLAYTNRFFALAALIRSLSPELKPVHSDQIKNLKQRITLIKKMQEAGVISFALCVVCMILIYAGFNHLGSVVFGISLLLLLYSLLLSVVEIRISVDALNIHLKELSK; encoded by the coding sequence TTGCTGGACAACTTACAAATATCACTGACCACACCGGCGCTGTTGTTTCCGGCGATTTCATTGCTGCTATTGGCCTACACCAATCGCTTCTTTGCCTTGGCGGCGCTTATTCGCAGCCTAAGCCCTGAGCTTAAACCTGTGCATAGCGATCAGATCAAAAACCTGAAGCAGCGCATCACCTTGATTAAAAAAATGCAGGAAGCGGGCGTCATCAGCTTTGCCTTGTGTGTGGTGTGCATGATTTTGATTTACGCCGGCTTTAATCACTTGGGATCTGTGGTCTTTGGCATTAGCCTGTTGTTACTTTTATATTCCTTGTTGTTATCTGTGGTTGAAATTCGCATCTCTGTGGACGCACTCAATATTCACCTAAAAGAGTTGAGCAAATAG
- a CDS encoding cobalamin biosynthesis protein CobD/CbiB, with the protein MESPFIQQLLLAHPDFYIGCFVLFMALFLAHKFPIPKGYQPFIALHLLAKQLASKVNHNDRSQTQQLIAGTLASLLLLFPFWAIVSFLLAMAASPWFFELLVLYVCLSATSFSGTAREIAAALKQQENQSAKTLLADWVSQDTQGLSEVGLSKASISQLLTRPCYGAISCILFFAIGGSPLVLAACMCRQLELSWPPYYPANRHFGRFIYRLNRIIFWLPNGLWNFSLAIQGGKVAMTAWLAPPKCRHALSEFPSLYLGAKLLNVELGGPQKIPQGRTQYRLELDKIKAGKLPNYQDINLAIMLTRRASQFWIIFSLSIPLIWSGLSWLQSM; encoded by the coding sequence ATGGAAAGCCCTTTTATTCAACAATTGCTACTGGCCCACCCTGATTTCTATATTGGCTGCTTTGTGCTATTCATGGCGCTCTTCCTCGCCCACAAATTCCCTATACCCAAAGGCTATCAGCCTTTTATTGCGCTGCATTTACTCGCGAAACAGTTAGCCAGCAAGGTCAATCACAATGACAGAAGCCAAACACAACAGTTGATTGCGGGCACCTTAGCCAGCCTATTACTCTTATTTCCTTTTTGGGCCATCGTCAGTTTTTTATTGGCGATGGCGGCCTCGCCGTGGTTTTTCGAGTTACTTGTGCTGTATGTCTGTTTAAGCGCAACCAGCTTTTCAGGCACAGCTAGAGAAATCGCCGCCGCGCTCAAACAGCAAGAAAACCAAAGTGCTAAAACCTTGTTAGCCGATTGGGTCAGCCAAGACACCCAAGGCCTGTCTGAAGTGGGCCTAAGTAAGGCGAGCATTAGCCAACTGCTAACGCGGCCATGTTACGGTGCTATCAGTTGCATACTATTTTTTGCCATCGGCGGTTCCCCTTTAGTGCTGGCCGCTTGCATGTGCAGGCAGCTTGAGCTGAGTTGGCCGCCCTATTACCCTGCCAATCGCCATTTTGGCCGTTTTATCTATCGCCTCAATCGGATCATCTTTTGGCTGCCTAATGGGCTGTGGAATTTTTCACTGGCTATCCAAGGTGGCAAGGTGGCAATGACAGCCTGGTTAGCGCCACCTAAATGCCGCCATGCCTTGAGTGAGTTCCCAAGCCTCTATCTTGGGGCCAAATTATTAAACGTCGAGCTGGGCGGCCCCCAAAAAATCCCTCAAGGACGCACTCAATACCGCCTAGAGCTAGATAAAATAAAAGCCGGGAAACTGCCTAATTATCAAGACATTAATCTGGCCATTATGTTAACCCGCCGCGCCAGCCAATTCTGGATAATTTTTAGCTTGTCTATCCCGCTTATTTGGAGTGGATTAAGCTGGCTACAAAGCATGTAA
- a CDS encoding nuclear transport factor 2 family protein, protein MRILSLILCLVCFHVSAKVGDRPIEQQLALGYIKALTEHDYQTLSKYYNRDSVFYDKTADTKYIGTRSIIAFLQRSHEGVLEFDFNIEHMFNTGPLVVMIGNYHLRGPGEQFGKPGKIIDIAIPGVTTLKFDPNTQRLTEQVDLMDYQTMSDQLQSQ, encoded by the coding sequence TTGCGAATATTGAGTCTTATTCTTTGTTTAGTCTGTTTTCACGTCTCTGCCAAGGTTGGCGATAGGCCCATTGAACAACAATTGGCACTGGGCTATATCAAGGCACTCACTGAGCACGACTATCAAACCTTAAGTAAGTATTACAATCGCGACAGCGTATTTTATGACAAAACTGCCGACACTAAATATATCGGCACCCGCAGCATTATCGCCTTCTTGCAACGCTCCCACGAAGGCGTGCTAGAGTTCGACTTCAACATAGAGCACATGTTTAATACTGGCCCCTTGGTAGTGATGATAGGCAACTATCATCTTCGCGGCCCAGGGGAGCAGTTTGGCAAGCCCGGCAAAATCATCGATATCGCCATCCCAGGCGTCACCACCTTAAAGTTTGACCCCAACACCCAAAGGCTCACAGAACAAGTGGACTTGATGGACTATCAAACCATGTCAGATCAACTGCAATCCCAATAA
- a CDS encoding 5'-methylthioadenosine/adenosylhomocysteine nucleosidase, with amino-acid sequence MKIGIIGAMEPEVAHLIQSLTSAEHSLIAGIEFISGQIAGKDVVITRSGIGKVAASIATTLLIEKFAVTQVVNTGSAGGFVDSLKIGDIVISSEVRHHDVDVTAFGYEIGQMAQQPAAFIPDAALVEAAKKAVSALGEVKAIEGLICTGDSFICDPERTKVMRANFPTMAACEMEGAAIAQVCHQFKVPFVVIRSLSDNANNDSPVDFDSYIIKAGHHSAMMVVALLTEL; translated from the coding sequence ATGAAAATCGGTATTATTGGCGCTATGGAGCCAGAAGTCGCCCACTTGATCCAGTCATTAACCTCGGCTGAACATAGCTTAATCGCTGGCATTGAATTTATTAGTGGCCAAATTGCTGGCAAAGATGTGGTGATCACCCGCTCTGGCATAGGTAAAGTCGCCGCCAGTATTGCCACTACCCTGCTGATTGAAAAATTTGCCGTGACGCAAGTGGTCAACACAGGTTCAGCCGGTGGTTTTGTTGATAGCTTGAAGATTGGTGATATTGTGATTTCATCTGAAGTGCGCCATCACGATGTGGATGTGACCGCTTTTGGTTATGAAATTGGCCAAATGGCCCAGCAGCCAGCCGCCTTTATCCCAGATGCTGCCTTAGTGGAAGCTGCCAAGAAAGCCGTTTCAGCCTTAGGTGAAGTCAAGGCTATCGAAGGTTTGATTTGTACCGGTGACAGCTTTATCTGCGATCCTGAGCGCACCAAGGTGATGCGAGCTAATTTCCCCACCATGGCGGCCTGTGAAATGGAAGGCGCGGCAATTGCTCAAGTGTGTCACCAGTTTAAGGTGCCTTTTGTGGTCATTCGTTCTTTATCGGATAACGCCAATAATGACTCCCCAGTGGATTTTGATTCTTATATCATCAAGGCGGGCCACCATTCAGCCATGATGGTGGTAGCACTATTAACTGAGCTGTAA
- a CDS encoding MFS transporter, translated as MYLFLAILLLSCAQFGSQILMPALPGVAASFGLEDSIAQQVIMVYFIGFGLSQLIYGPWSDSAGRRKVFLVGQGLYVLGTLLCVLAPSEWYLALGRFIQGIGAGAPLIVSRTLLSDHFTGELRKKAMASLAIAASFISVLAPVLGGTLTSAVGWQSLFALLGLYLLLSGLIGWYLLPRQVQHRRSQHGQIQDSQIKQTKATPVKGIVGQYRLLLLDRRFLMPALFKWLPSLLYLTSATLLPFILQHKLDLSAQQYGMAMMLPATGLILGTCLAKLLHAQLSYPSQLLLFLPLLFLAGAGFILLPFTLTNCLLSYSLFMVCGGAFYTISLHLLIEPFEQQTGIVNALCGAIDMLVFSVFAMLVNHYWVDTIAKLGWLYLVVSSALLLVGLALKSKSGSEPAFDVKSMT; from the coding sequence GTGTATTTGTTTTTAGCGATTTTACTCTTGTCTTGTGCTCAATTTGGTAGCCAAATATTGATGCCCGCCCTACCGGGTGTTGCGGCGAGTTTTGGCCTTGAAGACTCAATCGCACAACAAGTGATCATGGTGTATTTTATCGGCTTTGGTCTGTCACAGCTCATTTATGGACCTTGGTCAGATAGCGCCGGGCGTCGAAAGGTATTTCTGGTGGGGCAAGGGCTTTACGTACTGGGCACATTGCTGTGCGTACTAGCCCCCTCTGAGTGGTACTTGGCCTTGGGACGTTTTATTCAAGGTATAGGGGCTGGTGCGCCGCTCATCGTGAGCCGCACCCTGTTAAGTGATCATTTCACCGGCGAGCTTCGCAAGAAAGCCATGGCAAGCCTTGCCATTGCGGCAAGTTTTATCAGCGTCTTGGCGCCCGTGTTAGGTGGAACCTTGACGAGCGCAGTGGGCTGGCAGAGTTTATTCGCCCTTCTAGGATTGTACTTGTTGCTAAGTGGTTTGATTGGTTGGTATTTATTGCCAAGGCAGGTTCAACATAGGCGCAGTCAACATGGCCAGATTCAAGATAGCCAGATTAAGCAGACTAAAGCGACTCCAGTTAAGGGGATAGTTGGCCAATATAGGCTGCTGTTACTCGACCGACGTTTCTTAATGCCCGCGCTGTTTAAGTGGCTGCCAAGCTTACTCTACCTGACATCAGCTACCCTGCTGCCTTTTATACTCCAACATAAATTGGACCTATCGGCGCAGCAATATGGCATGGCAATGATGTTACCTGCCACTGGCTTGATCTTGGGTACCTGCCTTGCAAAGCTTCTGCATGCACAATTGAGCTACCCCTCGCAGCTGTTACTCTTCCTGCCTTTGTTATTTTTGGCGGGGGCGGGCTTTATTTTACTGCCTTTTACCCTAACGAATTGTTTGCTCAGTTATAGCTTATTTATGGTGTGTGGCGGCGCCTTTTACACCATAAGTTTACACTTGTTGATTGAGCCGTTTGAGCAACAAACAGGCATTGTTAATGCCTTATGTGGGGCCATTGATATGCTCGTTTTTTCCGTGTTTGCGATGCTAGTCAACCACTACTGGGTGGACACCATAGCTAAATTGGGATGGCTGTATTTGGTCGTCAGTAGTGCGCTGTTGCTGGTGGGGCTTGCGCTTAAATCCAAAAGCGGTAGCGAGCCTGCTTTCGACGTTAAGTCAATGACTTAA
- a CDS encoding trimeric intracellular cation channel family protein has protein sequence MSQWIYFFDLCGTAVFALTGAMAAGKYRMDAFGVLVLAAVTAVGGGSIRDALLGATPVFWIRDPNYILVILATTAAFLVLVRKPHRLPNKTLPIADALGLALFTIIGAEKALLLGTSGIVAVIMGLLTGVGGGIIRDLLCRQVPMVLRTEIYATASILGGIGYTLSLQAGMDSMAALAIAMLSTLTIRLSAIRWHLSLPAFDLKTKRV, from the coding sequence ATGAGCCAGTGGATTTATTTCTTCGATTTGTGCGGCACCGCCGTGTTTGCCTTAACTGGCGCTATGGCGGCGGGAAAATACCGCATGGACGCCTTTGGTGTCTTGGTGCTAGCTGCAGTGACCGCCGTGGGCGGCGGCAGTATCAGGGATGCATTACTGGGGGCAACGCCGGTATTTTGGATCCGTGATCCAAATTATATTTTGGTTATTTTGGCCACCACGGCGGCTTTTTTAGTGCTGGTTCGTAAACCCCACAGGTTGCCAAACAAGACCTTGCCCATTGCCGATGCGCTGGGGTTAGCCCTGTTTACCATTATTGGTGCCGAAAAAGCCTTGTTACTAGGTACCTCTGGCATAGTGGCGGTGATCATGGGGCTGTTAACCGGCGTTGGCGGCGGCATTATCCGTGACCTACTTTGCCGGCAAGTGCCCATGGTGCTGCGCACAGAAATCTATGCAACCGCGTCCATTTTAGGCGGCATAGGTTACACCTTGAGCTTACAAGCGGGAATGGATAGTATGGCTGCATTAGCGATTGCTATGTTAAGCACTTTGACCATAAGATTAAGTGCGATTAGGTGGCATCTATCTTTGCCTGCATTTGACCTAAAAACCAAGAGAGTCTAG
- a CDS encoding thiol-disulfide oxidoreductase DCC family protein, whose amino-acid sequence MKTKNSVNPSLPKATEPKSNERVLNEPSPEGPVILFDGQCNLCHSAVNFIIARDHTAANPQAALGVFRFAPLQGDSAKALMKECAIPQAQIDSLTSTQSGSFVLIDAGRYYFRSDAALEVARKLPGLWRYLAWLRVIPRPVRDELYQLLGRYRYRLFGQRPLCLLPSPAVRQRFLP is encoded by the coding sequence ATGAAAACTAAAAACTCAGTTAACCCAAGCTTGCCTAAGGCGACTGAGCCAAAATCAAACGAGAGAGTGTTAAATGAGCCGAGTCCAGAAGGGCCTGTAATACTGTTCGATGGTCAATGTAATCTGTGCCATAGTGCGGTGAATTTTATTATCGCTCGGGACCATACCGCCGCTAATCCACAGGCGGCACTTGGGGTGTTTCGCTTTGCCCCATTGCAAGGTGACAGTGCCAAAGCCTTGATGAAAGAGTGCGCCATTCCTCAAGCTCAAATCGATAGCTTAACCTCAACCCAAAGTGGCAGTTTTGTGCTCATTGATGCAGGTCGTTATTACTTTCGCAGTGATGCAGCCCTTGAGGTGGCCCGCAAGTTACCCGGACTGTGGCGCTATTTGGCTTGGTTAAGGGTTATCCCAAGGCCCGTTCGAGACGAGTTATATCAACTGCTTGGCCGCTACCGCTACCGACTATTTGGCCAGCGGCCACTGTGTCTGTTACCTAGTCCAGCAGTTAGGCAGCGCTTCTTACCCTAA
- a CDS encoding acyltransferase family protein, with product MMEKAQIDGQIRPFIAHLHAFRGIAIILIVAAHAWSLSIFWTGQLDSTGLTWLFAASETLFHGSTLLFAIISGLLFSQVLHAQSWRRFYRSKVVNVVLPYCLMTLLITFYHWPQANPLASPDFGHQLISNLFYGKASIQYWYIPVILVLFLLTPALSYLSARPKYLAIVLVIALSPLIITRSPFPDFLKPQTYGYFIGAYVLGLLMGQYYAQLQTWLARHSHSCLLAFIAISAAIFLGYLNGYQASGWFSLRESLFYAQKVLLTGLVLLWLKRREDKDNHGDSPLDKGLTLLGNYAFAIYFLHLLFMAAFINLGHNLLAEQREASLLLGFGIISLVLSILGSIMLSAVIKKLFKQHSRKLIGV from the coding sequence ATGATGGAAAAAGCTCAGATAGATGGTCAAATAAGGCCGTTTATTGCTCATTTGCATGCCTTTCGAGGCATTGCCATCATACTCATTGTGGCCGCCCATGCTTGGTCATTATCCATATTTTGGACCGGCCAACTAGACTCCACCGGCTTAACATGGTTATTTGCGGCTAGTGAAACCTTATTCCATGGCTCAACACTTTTATTTGCGATCATTTCCGGTTTATTGTTCAGCCAAGTGTTGCACGCTCAATCTTGGCGGCGGTTTTATCGCAGTAAAGTGGTTAATGTCGTTTTACCTTATTGCTTGATGACATTACTAATAACCTTTTATCATTGGCCACAAGCCAACCCACTTGCCAGTCCAGATTTCGGCCATCAATTAATCAGTAACCTCTTCTACGGTAAAGCCAGTATCCAGTATTGGTATATTCCAGTAATACTGGTGCTATTTTTACTGACCCCAGCCTTGAGTTATTTAAGCGCGCGGCCAAAATACCTCGCCATAGTGCTGGTCATTGCCCTAAGCCCCTTGATTATCACCCGCAGTCCATTTCCTGACTTTCTTAAGCCACAAACCTATGGCTACTTTATCGGCGCTTATGTCCTAGGGTTATTAATGGGTCAGTATTATGCACAGTTGCAAACTTGGCTGGCGCGCCATAGCCACAGCTGCCTACTGGCTTTTATAGCCATTAGCGCGGCCATCTTTTTGGGTTACCTGAATGGCTATCAAGCAAGCGGATGGTTTTCCTTAAGAGAAAGCTTGTTTTATGCTCAAAAAGTCTTGCTCACTGGTCTGGTGTTGTTGTGGTTAAAGCGCCGCGAAGACAAAGATAATCATGGGGATTCCCCTTTAGATAAAGGCCTAACACTCTTGGGAAACTACGCCTTTGCTATTTATTTTCTGCACTTATTATTTATGGCGGCGTTCATTAATCTAGGGCATAACCTGCTCGCCGAACAGCGGGAGGCAAGCTTATTACTGGGCTTTGGCATCATTAGCCTTGTCTTGTCTATTCTTGGCAGCATCATGCTCAGCGCTGTGATAAAAAAACTCTTTAAACAGCATTCAAGGAAATTAATCGGGGTTTAA
- a CDS encoding nitroreductase family protein: protein MTHPIIADLEKRYTTKRYDPSKRVSQEDLVVICEAMRLSASSINSQPWKFIVIESDAAKQRMHDTFVNKFQFNQPHIKASSHVILFAHKTKYSREDYAKVIDKGIEDRRTKPEDRENAFGGFAFVDLNTDEQGNNANWTRSQAYLALGNTMHTVARLGIDSTPMEGVDSEMIAEIFAEELAGYECSVALVIGYHHSDEDYNAKLPKSRLAAKDVIQIL from the coding sequence ATGACCCACCCTATTATTGCTGACTTAGAAAAACGCTACACCACTAAAAGATACGATCCTAGCAAGCGCGTATCCCAAGAAGATCTCGTTGTCATTTGCGAAGCCATGCGTTTATCAGCGTCATCAATTAATTCACAACCGTGGAAGTTTATTGTTATTGAAAGCGATGCCGCTAAGCAGCGTATGCACGACACGTTTGTGAATAAGTTTCAATTCAATCAGCCACATATTAAAGCCAGTTCCCACGTGATTTTATTTGCACACAAGACTAAATATAGCCGTGAAGATTACGCCAAAGTGATAGATAAAGGCATAGAAGATCGCCGCACTAAACCTGAAGATCGTGAAAATGCCTTTGGCGGCTTTGCCTTTGTAGATTTAAACACAGATGAGCAGGGCAACAACGCCAACTGGACTCGCTCCCAAGCATACTTAGCCTTGGGCAATACTATGCACACAGTGGCCCGTTTAGGCATAGATTCGACGCCGATGGAAGGTGTTGACAGTGAAATGATTGCTGAAATATTTGCTGAAGAGTTAGCAGGTTATGAGTGCAGCGTGGCCTTAGTCATAGGTTATCATCACAGTGATGAAGACTATAATGCCAAGCTGCCCAAATCACGCTTAGCAGCGAAAGACGTTATCCAGATACTCTAA